The following DNA comes from Erigeron canadensis isolate Cc75 chromosome 3, C_canadensis_v1, whole genome shotgun sequence.
GATCAATCAACCGGTCACCCTTATAAGCTTCTCTCAACATTGCAGTCTTAATCCCACCTTTCAACGACATATAAAATAACCCTGAATGCCTGGTAAACACACTCGAGAATGCATTTGAAAACCTATACTCTTCACTAAACTTCCCCAAAATGGGCACCGGCATCCTTTTATACAACGAAAGCGACAACAACTCATGAAAAACACCCACCGTTCTCTTTTCCATTTCCAAAGACGCCTGATCCAAATTTGACACATCCTCATACGGAGATACATAAGGCCGTTCCATCCAATCCCTAATCCACTCCCTCATCTCCTTCCTAATGAAAAAACCTGATGGCAACTTCCAATCAAACGAGGGCCTAATCTTTATCCCCGTCAACTCTGTTTCCTCATCAGCCCGTTGCTCAAGAACCGATCTTGCAAACACAGGGTTCCAAGAAACCAACTCCAAAAACAACTTCCCTTCCTCATTACTCCCAACTAACTTAAAATACTCAGGATACCTCGGAACCATATTCGTCAACAAATCATTCGGAAACCCAAACTCCCTCTTAACATGAACTAACTTATCTGCACTAACTACATTATTTTTCGCCATCATCAATAACTTACAAAGTTTCGCAACTAAAAGAGGCTCATTCTCTAAATAAATCCTTTCTTCCTCATCTAATACCCTTCGCAGACGATCACTAACACGCAAAAACTTAACAAGATCTGATTTGGGTCTAATTCGATCATAATAAACATCGAAAAGCAAAGGGTTTTGTGGTAAAAAGGTTTCAACTTTAACACGGAGACGCAATCTTTCACGACGTTTTTCCAAGTAACGAAGAGGGATTACTTGATTAGGTTCATTTAATACTTCTTTAACAACTTTTACAGCTTGTTTccaagatttatcattttcaattGCTTGGTCTAGTTTTAAGTCTTTTCGCCAAACTACTTTTAAGCTTGAAATTGATGCTGTGAATTGAGTCCAAACCCTAATTTGGGTTTTGGGTGTGCTGAAATAAGATGAGATTTTGTGGCTAGTGTGAATTAACATACCTTGATTTGAAGCTTGTAATTTGTCACGTTATTATCATAACTGGAAACAGTAAAAATGTGAAATGAATTTagggtttatggttttgaaatggTTCATTTCGGTGGAGACTTCTGTCTTCGGCTTAAAGCATGTTTAGGATTTCAATGAGTTTAACACTGCAttgtgaggttttttttttttttttgaaggttaacaaaagaaatgataagaaaacaattttttttattcagagattttatttaaagaattaaaaaaaaaatatatatgaaaaattataGCCTATGATGTTTATATAGCATTTTTTAGTGGAAGGAAAAGTTTATATAGCCTATGAtgtttcttaatttatttttttctttttaaattccccTACATCTCAAGAATGTCTatttcataaaaagaaaaaaaaaaactagtctactttcatttttttgtgaaatttgtTCTCAATATCTCGACAGTGTATAAGGAAGGTTAAGATGTATACAGACATTATTTTTACCAAGGTCGAGAGACTGCTTCGTTTTCTACCTAATGGTAAAATGGGACATCCAGCCTTTGTATGAAATGAAAATCAAACtattgacctctgtctccaaagaCTAAAGTGTTTACCACTAATCCAAACTATCTCATCCCATCTCATATTATCTCCCGATAAACTCAAAGCACTTCATAGTCAGGCGTGGGATTTAACAAAATTCAGTTGGGATGGAGGTCAATGCTTCTTATATCAAGCTATGCTATAACTAAAATCGTTTTTTATAAGGACCAGTTTTGAAACCAGCTTTCAACCAAGTGTATTGGGATTTTTGCAATCACAAGCTAACAACTATTAATCCTAATTGTTGTCAACTTCCAATGAGAAAGACTCCAATAGATTTCATAGCCCTCTTGTTAGTGCTAGTCAGCTACCATCCTTGATATAGGTTGTTCTCCTGTGCTCCTGTAAGAAGTCCTTCCTTTCAACTTTTAtggttaaatatttttaatgagaGATGAGATATAAACAATCTTATTTATTCTATGGTGTTAAaagcattaaaaaaaagtgacaCTTTAATAGAATAAACGcttataaaaagagaaaaaaaatgttttaatttggTTTCGATTGGATGCATTTTACTTCTAAGTACAAAATTATCGACTTATTATGGCTCGTGAAAAAGCGAAAACCCAATATAAGCAATAATATGAATTTTCAATATAGCCTGAATATTTTCTTCTTAACAATAACAGTATGAACTTTTATGTTTAagttaaaaattctaataaaatccatatttcataattttataaaagatttgcAGGAACATctatcattttccaaaaattctttttaagtgGTGTTTACTGTTTAGGCTGATAACTTGGTAATTAGGCCCAGATAAGAAAGTGATATAGGGATTTGACCAACAGCAGCCCAAGGCTTCGGCCCATTGAACACACAACAAAAACATTTGGCGTAGAGTAAACGGCAAGGGTTGCTGAGCTGTTATTTACTTAATTAGTTCTCCCAGTTTTACCCACTACACATTACACGTCCCTTCACTTTTGTGGCTTTGAAAATTCTTAGCCCTAAATAAGTCAACATATACTGTTGTATCCCCAAAGATTATCACGGGTTAAAATGTGGTACATGAGTcaattcttaattatatttccTAAGAGATTTGATTATTGAAAATCCTAAACTTAATTTACTCGTTTTTCTAGACTCAAAGTGACCTTCTTGGTGGCAATAATGAGCTTCTTTCTTTTGATTGGAAACCTTTCTAGATAGCTTTTAATAACAAATACATTCGCTTGATCTTAATACTTCAAttacaaacaacttttaaaacataatcaatccatataacttttatcacgTATTATCTAAcacaaaagaatatatattatttaagatgaaagttaaaaaaaatagactTTTAAAAACTCAAAACATGATATTTTTAATAGGAGATCAGATGAATTAATTAACTATGGAATAGTAGCTAAAGAGTAAATTGATTTAAAACGCTTAAGTTGAGGGATTCACTTTGCAATATTGCAAAACTTGGAAATTCGAATGAGATTAGTCAACGAAATTTGATATCTAAAACCGACTATACGAGTGTAATTTTGGTGTATCCCTTATCAAATCTTGCTAACATATGTGCTAGGTTTACATTCCAAATATAACAACCCTAACAAACTTTCTTAtgtgtatgatatatatatatatatatatatatataaatcctaAAGATTAAATCGAGTGAGTTTTTTGGTTATAGACTCTTAATTGCAGTTcgatttttattattgttgttgttcgAGTTTGATCAACAAATTTATTCAAGTTACGTACGTACATGCATTATGTATTGAATTCtaacttttagtatatattttgttgGTAATTACTTAACCGGCCTCCTATTGATCTTGGCGCGTGGTTCgaaactattaattaattaattaattaattaattagttgttaTCAATTATAAGAACCGTGGATCGATATCATGTTTTCCACTTATATTCATAAACAAAATCAAGGAGTATTGATACTTGtataattaaattagttatGTGAAATATTGTTTGCAAAGGTTAATTTGTTAAAAGCCAACTAAGTCGTTTAGGGTTTGAAACAAATACGTACGGCCCTTTAGGGCATTGCCTGGAGTCGAATCGGCGTAGACGTATCCGCGTGGGgttgttagccatttatccgttgctaccttaaaaaaaaagggttgtCCTAGTTGGTTTAAAAGTTTTGGTTATTAATTACTCGTACTACTTAATTAGAGCCATTATTAGTTGTTATATAAGTAGgcttggaaatatatatatagctagctGGTACTCATCAAGTGAAtaaagatatgtatatataaattaaaagcaAGAGATTTGTTAAGTCGGTCTTAAGAATGCTTagttaatgaatatatatatacttgagtTATTGTTGGATCTATTGATTAATATATTGTACGTGTTTGATGATGATCTAGTCAATTCATCGATCAGCTGGACCGATGGAGGCGGGTTTGCTGAAACATTAGTTGATCTTGAAAACGTTGCTAAGCTGGAAAATATGATCACCGTTTCACGCCAAATACCTACCACCGAATTTATTGACATGTCTATCGACTATATATGCTAGAGATAAGAAGGTAcgtacactatatatatacccGGTTTCAGTTTTATGGTTAATACATGCCTAGCTTCCTGAATACATGCATTTGTTTTAGActtaattttaacatatatgttGATATATATTGGAATATTTGCAGAAAACTGTAAAATCTGAAATGGATTCGGTTATGAGCCTTATGCGGGAAGTGGAACGTTCGGAGAGAGCTGCCGAACAAGCAAAACAGCTATCCGAAGAATATAGCTCGTGCAAGTGAATGACCTTAAACGGGCAGCACAACGTGcaaaggaaaaaaataacatGGTCGTTGCACATAACATAATTAATtttctacaaaactaacatagagatattaattattatgcaaATTAATCGTATGCTGCTTGTTTGATTTGGATGtgtttctatttattttacttttccGGGTTTTTAATTTTCAGCGTGCTAAATGCAGACAAGGCTGCTTTAGCTACTGCAATGAAGGAAACTCAACTTCGTGTTTTGGATGTACTAAATAAAGGAAACGGATACCTTTTAGATCTTGATGAGGTAATACCAGCTTTATTTTACTTTCTGTACGTACGTAGATAAATTTCGATCAAGTAGCTAGTACGTACTTATATTCAATTGAGAATTTGAGATTGTGCATATATTGGGTATACATGTTACTTACTAGTATTAAAATCGATCTCTTAATTAGATGCTGCGTAAATCCCTCAATAAAAGATTAGATTCAGCTCTGTTGAAAAAAGAAGCAGCGGATAAACTGAAGTTAGAAACGGAAGCATCGTTGGCTTACCAAAAAAGCCAACTGGAAATGGCAGAAAAAGAGGCAAAAAGACTTGAACAAGAATCAATGGAGAATTATAAGGTAGTCATTTACATGAATATTGATCAATTCTAAAATAGTCATATGATGATGACTTATTTGACATAAAACTGCACTTTcgactttttgttttttttcaatcACAGTtgcaggatttcctgttggatCGTGGCCATGTAGTCGATTTGCTACAGTAAGTTGCAGCATAATGATGATTGTATACTAGTTaaacatatgaaatatattaaaagatgtTGATTATATATTTGATCTTTTTTGCAGAGAAGAGATACATGGTATACGACTGAACGTGGACCTACTAAAAGAGGAGCTTGAAGATCATATGGAAACCGAACAACTACCTTTGAGGCCAATAATACAAGGACCACTACTGAGGTACGGATGTGAATGTGGAAAGTGTACCGATGTATTGGAATGTGTCGAGGGAACAGGTGGAGCTACCAGAAACAGTATGATCAGATCTAACAGGATTTTGAAGCGGCTCGAAACCAATGACAAGTACAAGACTATGAAGAAATGGATCGAGCTAGGGAGAGATTGCGGAAGCAATTACTGAGTATGAACAAGCTGAACATTATACTCGTAATGCAGATGATTTTGTTAGGGATATTGTAGATGATATTTACGGATGTTGGGCATGATCATGTTGACATACATGGATGTGTGGAGGAGTCACACACAATGCAAATTGCAAGTCTAGGattattatgaattttttttttgcgaaaGACATGGTGTAAGCAAATATGCCAATTTCAGATTGATGATGATTTCTGAATAAAACGATAACTAAAATGTTCCTTTAAATAGTTGAAGTCTTTACCTGTTGCTGCATTGCCCCATTCATAAtaacattttgattttattaaaaaaataaataaaagaaatagtaGTTAGACTTTATCAAATTTCTTTAAAGAAATTTTTGGAGGAGTAATTGATTTATAAAGTAATAGAAATATGCCCGCGCATTGTGGTGGTATGATGGTGACAAGACGGGCGGTGACGGCGGCGATGGTgaggttattaatgtaaaagtatttgatgtaaaaagtaGTAGTgttattataaaagttaagagatataagttgtaaataatttattaaaggtattatatattgaaatatttagGTGGTAATAtgtaaattagttaataaataagAAGGATAGTTTTggtagaagttttttttttttttttttaagaattgaTAAAAGTAACTAAGTtttaataaaacaagtattaaagtaaaataattatataaagaaaatattgaTGGATCATTGataatgataaaatttatatatgaagattcacataacacaaataaatGATGATTTTCTTTATGCACTATTATTTTGTCTTTATGCATGATTATTTTGAGAAACCTATAGTTTTATTtcctaatttttaataattatttaattttaattatagatTGATGTATAGATCCAACAAACTCATTTGAAAGATAAGTATTAAACCATGGGTAAAACTGTACAAGGACGtaattttgatatcattttttcATAACTTTTATAGAAGAATAACTAGATTTAGACCCGTAtttaacactggacacggggtttacgatattatcaatattagatcttcatacatttaatttataaaatcttataattttgaagatatacggttctaagtgttataatatgcaagttgtagtacaataatcgcaTGCtcatcactgtcattattagctaagacatattaatgaaattgtttaacgtagtcattccacaagacatatgctacaataattttcctattataaaagtttttgaaaccagttatactcataatgtaatattattattaaaatatagttaagagttaaaatataactatacttgtaatcttgtacttgacattcaagtatatgtatgtggTCATGATGCAGGCTCTTTTTTAATCACTTGTCTTATGATatcctctcaagttgatggttaaaaataaatatagattaagtgttgagggctaaaaagtgtaaattgttgatgaaaaacaaaaaagtataaattaatgagactttttctacaaattaatataaataatattataataatatatttggataattattattaggatttttaatttatagtttatctaaatgatgacataagcgagagtcaatttgataaaat
Coding sequences within:
- the LOC122592621 gene encoding protein WHAT'S THIS FACTOR 1 homolog, chloroplastic; the protein is MLIHTSHKISSYFSTPKTQIRVWTQFTASISSLKVVWRKDLKLDQAIENDKSWKQAVKVVKEVLNEPNQVIPLRYLEKRRERLRLRVKVETFLPQNPLLFDVYYDRIRPKSDLVKFLRVSDRLRRVLDEEERIYLENEPLLVAKLCKLLMMAKNNVVSADKLVHVKREFGFPNDLLTNMVPRYPEYFKLVGSNEEGKLFLELVSWNPVFARSVLEQRADEETELTGIKIRPSFDWKLPSGFFIRKEMREWIRDWMERPYVSPYEDVSNLDQASLEMEKRTVGVFHELLSLSLYKRMPVPILGKFSEEYRFSNAFSSVFTRHSGLFYMSLKGGIKTAMLREAYKGDRLIDRDPLLEINDNFIELLAEGHKLRQEPLKLQKQAVQNDMEMMAMRNSTLTDDEITESDELYRS